The Tripterygium wilfordii isolate XIE 37 chromosome 4, ASM1340144v1, whole genome shotgun sequence genome has a window encoding:
- the LOC119996761 gene encoding protein PHOX1-like, whose amino-acid sequence MAACYMQLGLGEYPRAINECNLALEVSPRYSKALLKRAMCYEALNRLDLAYRDVSNVLVMEPNNLSALEVLESVKKAMSEKGINAEDYKVEIAGATQLRQVVKEKLRKKKKSSGKLEGKKEEQEDKAVVEEKKVAVVKDIVLEEKEVTKNVEEEKEVIKDVEEEKAVTKDVEEDKEAAKDVKEEKVITRTVKLVLCEDIRWAQLPLNCSIRLVRDIVRDRYPGLKGVLVKYRDQEGDLVTITTTEELRLAEFLGDSRGSLRLYVTEVNPDQEPSYEGAGLEKEEKVHTLDEKPKPSDVVENGNMQNGVEEGKGSTCIEDWIVQFARLFKNHVGFDSDSYLDLHELGMKLYSEAMEDTVITEDAQELFDIAADKFQEMVALALFNWGNVHLSQARKQVFLPEDGSREVVLEQIKTAYGWTHKEYVKARVRYEEALRIKPDFYEAYLALGQQQFEQAKLVWYHATGTNIDLESAASQEVLELYNKAEDCMDKGMQMWEEMEERRLNGLSKFGKYKAWLQKMGLDGLFEDISPDEAADCAANVSSQVYLLWGTLLYERSVVEYKLELPTWEECLEVAVEKFELAGASPTDVAVMIKNHCSNSTALKGLGFRIDEIIQAWNEMYDAKRWQIGVPSFRLEPLLRRQFSFFCPCWTCFLLWERRTKGVQVCI is encoded by the exons ATGGCCGCTTGTTACATGCAGCTTGGCCTCGGTGAGTACCCTCGAGCCATTAACGAATGCAATTTAGCCCTAGAAGTGTCGCCCAGATATTCCAAAGCGTTGTTGAAGAGAGCTATGTGTTATGAGGCTTTGAATAGATTGGATTTGGCATACAGGGATGTTAGTAATGTTTTGGTTATGGAACCCAATAATCTATCTGCGTTGGAGGTCCTAGAGAGTGTTAAGAAGGCCATGAGCGAAAAGGGTATCAATGCTGAGGACTATAAAGTTGAGATAGCTGGTGCTACGCAATTGCGTCAGGTGGTGAAGGAGAAAttgaggaaaaagaagaagagtagtGGTAAATTGGAGGGGAAGAAAGAGGAACAGGAAGATAAGGCAGTTGTGGAAGAGAAGAAGGTTGCTGTTGTTAAGGATATTGTTCTGGAAGAGAAGGAGGTGACAAAGAAtgttgaagaagagaaggaggtGATTAAGGATGTTGAGGAAGAGAAGGCGGTTACGAAGGACGTTGAAGAAGATAAGGAGGCGGCTAAGGATGTTAAGGAAGAGAAAGTGATTACCAGGACAGTGAAATTGGTGCTTTGTGAGGATATAAGGTGGGCACAATTGCCGTTGAATTGCAGTATTAGGTTGGTGAGGGATATAGTGAGAGATAGGTATCCGGGTTTGAAGGGTGTTCTTGTTAAGTATAGGGATCAAGAAGGTGATTTGGTGACAATTACTACCACGGAGGAGCTGAGATTGGCTGAGTTTTTGGGTGATTCTCGGGGTTCACTTAGGTTGTATGTTACTGAAGTTAATCCAGATCAAGAACCATCTTATGAGGGAGCAGGCCTTGAGAAGGAGGAGAAAGTGCACACACTAGACGAGAAACCAAAACCAAGTGATGTCGTCGAGAATGGGAATATGCAGAATGGTGTAGAAGAAGGAAAAGGGTCAACTTGCATTGAAGACTGGATTGTCCAGTTTGCACGGTTGTTCAAGAACCATGTTGGGTTTGATTCTGACTCATATTTAGACCTTCATGAGCTTGGCATGAAGTTGTACTCAGAGGCTATGGAGGATACTGTTATTACTGAAGATGCCCAGGAACTTTTTGATATTGCTGCAGATAAATTTCAAGAGATGGTGGCTTTGGCATTGTTCAATTGGGGAAATGTTCACTTGTCCCAGGCCCGAAAGCAGGTGTTCTTACCAGAGGATGGATCTAGAGAAGTGGTGCTTGAGCAGATTAAGACTGCATATGGGTGGACGCATAAGGAGTATGTGAAGGCAAGAGTAAGATATGAAGAAGCACTGAGAATCAAACCTGACTTCTATGAAGCTTATCTTGCACTTGGGCAGCAGCAGTTTGAGCAAGCAAAACTTGTTTGGTACCATGCAACTGGAACCAATATTGATTTAGAGAGTGCGGCTTCTCAGGAGGTCCTTGAGCTTTATAATAAGGCAGAGGACTGCATGGATAAGGGTATGCAGATGTGGGAGGAGATGGAGGAGCGGCGACTAAATGGGCTATCCAAGTTTGGTAAATATAAAGCTTGGTTACAGAAGATGGGATTGGATGGACTGTTTGAAGACATATCTCCAGACGAAGCTGCAGATTGTGCTGCAAACGTGAGTTCACAAGTATATCTCCTGTGGGGTACCTTGCTGTATGAACGTTCTGTTGTGGAATACAAGCTAGAGCTGCCGACTTGGGAAGAATGTTTAGAGGTAGCAGTTGAAAAGTTTGAACTCGCTGGTGCTTCTCCAACAGATGTAGCTGTTATGATAAAGAACCATTGTTCCAATTCAACAGCACTGAAAG GTTTGGGGTTTAGAATCGATGAAATAATACAGGCTTGGAATGAAATGTATGATGCTAAGAGATGGCAGATTGGTGTCCCATCTTTCCGGCTAGAGCCATTGCTCCGTCGGCAG ttctcttttttttgtccatGTTGGACTTGTTTTTTGCTTTGGGAGCGAAGAACAAAGGGTGTACAAGTGTGTATCTGA
- the LOC119996762 gene encoding calcium uptake protein, mitochondrial-like isoform X1, with protein sequence MQALTSLERSAPSIFRLSSIQRFQSRQVSNSPSLPSSSLTSINDADKQQNTGFGTFTRWFSGIGVISGLGLLYWSNTDSPSDFGFGYVKNSVIINTRKLSLPESSSSFLFGDDYRRNIFFKYEKRIRLRSPPEKVFEYFASFQTSEGKLLMKPADLMRAVVPVFPPSESHLVRDGYLSGERRPGELRCPPSEFFMLFDVNCDGLISFQEYIFFVTILSIPESSFSVAFKMFDINNNGEISKEEFKKVMALMRSHNRQGAFYRDGPRTRLKFEGSVENGGLMEYFFGKDGKSCLKHDNFVQFLRKLQDEIMILEFSHYDYKRQGTISAKDFALSMVTSADMSHLDRLLNRVDELNNKPRLRDIRITLDEFRSFAELRKTLQPLSLALFSYGKVNGLLTRMDFQRAASHVCGISLTDNVVDIIFHVFDSNCDGNISLKEFVRVLHKRERDITRTVDSGVMGHLSFR encoded by the exons ATGCAGGCTCTAACGTCCCTCGAAAGATCTGCACCGTCAATCTTCCGACTCTCCTCAATACAACGGTTTCAGTCCCGCCAAGTCTCCAACTCCCCGTCGCTTCCATCTTCGTCGTTGACTTCAATCAATGACGCCGATAAGCAACAGAACACCGGTTTTGGTACTTTCACGAGATGGTTTTCGGGGATCGGAGTCATATCTGGTCTTGGATTGCTATATTGGTCAAATACTGACTCTCCTTCCGATTTTGGATTTGGATATGTTAAGAATTCGGTGATAATCAATACTCGGAAACTTTCGCTTCCTGAAAGTAGCTCAAGCTTTCTCTTCGGAG ATGATTATAGGAGaaatattttctttaaatatGAGAAGCGTATAAGGTTGCGGAGCCCGCCTGAGAAG GTTTTTGAATACTTTGCATCTTTTCAAACATCAGAAGGAAAACTACTTATGAAACCAGCAGATTTGATGCGAGCTGTTGTTCCTGTTTTTCCACCATCTGAATCACACCTTGTTAGGGATGGATATTTAAGTGGCGAAAGGAGGCCTGGCGAGTTAAGATGTCCACCTTCAGAATTTTTTATGCTATTTGACGTCAACTGTGATGGACTTATATCTTTCCAAGA gTATATCTTCTTCGTGACTATACTCAGCATCCCAGAGTCAAGTTTTTCCGTGGCTTTCAAAATGTTCGACATCAACAATAATGG GGAAATAAGCAAGGAAGAATTCAAGAAAGTGATGGCTTTGATGCGATCTCATAACAGACAAGGGGCTTTTTACAGGGATGGTCCTAGAACTAGGTTAAAGTTTGAAGGTTCTGTGGAGAATGGGGGTTTGATGGAGTACTTCTTTGGCAAGGATGGAAAGTCTTGCCTTAAGCATGATAATTTTGTTCAGTTTCTGAGGAAGTTGCAAGATGAA ATTATGATATTGGAATTCTCACACTATGACTACAAGCGACAAGGGACCATATCAGctaaagattttgcattatcCATGGTAACCTCTGCTGATATGAGCCACTTAGACCGTTTGCTTAACCGAGTTGATGAGTTGAATAATAAGCCTCGTCTTAGGGATATACGCATTACACTAGATGAATTCAGGAGTTTTGCGGAGCTACGTAAAACGTTGCAACCATTATCCTTGGCTCTTTTCAGTTATGGGAAAGTCAATGGCCTGCTAACTAGGATGGACTTTCAGCGAGCTGCATCCCAC GTGTGCGGCATATCACTTACTGACAATGTGGTTGATATTATTTTCCACGTCTTCGACTCAAATTGCGATGGAAATATAAGCTTAAAGGAGTTTGTAAGAGTTCTACACAAACGTGAAAGGGATATTACTCGGACTGTAGACTCGGGAGTCATGGGACATCTATCCTTCCGCTAG
- the LOC119996763 gene encoding uncharacterized protein LOC119996763 has product MAVSSSRRSSGPVLRSVSPSGRFHTSNTSYSISSSSSAFASSTGSSFSSPSSTFFNHSHHRSASPTRVNLYSAPRSTSFRFSIDRSTSPGRSIALSKQNNPISLPKKTCMCSPTTHRGSFRCSLHKNISSNNGNNNSSSYPSNRLNMRRSAMTNSLVRIGGVEGEWVRRALTALIRPSSHQQRRRAAFQPRQSRLSVMSKAEDL; this is encoded by the coding sequence ATGGCTGTTTCATCTTCTAGAAGATCGAGCGGACCAGTCTTGCGTTCTGTATCACCGTCTGGTAGATTCCACACATCAAATACTAGTTACTCCATATCATCCTCATCTTCAGCCTTCGCTTCGTCGACAGGCTCCAGCTTCTCTTCTCCATCTTCTACTTTCTTTAACCATAGCCATCACAGATCTGCGTCTCCTACTCGTGTCAATCTTTATTCAGCTCCGCGATCCACCTCTTTTCGATTCTCAATTGATAGATCTACATCGCCTGGTCGTTCAATTGCCTTGTCCAAACAGAACAATCCGATTTCACTCCCTAAGAAAACATGTATGTGCTCTCCAACGACGCATCGGGGGTCGTTTCGTTGCAGTCTGCATAAGAATATTAGTAGTAATAACGGTAACaataattcttcttcttatccGTCAAATCGGTTGAATATGCGGAGATCGGCGATGACGAATTCGCTAGTGAGGATCGGCGGAGTTGAAGGAGAGTGGGTGAGAAGAGCGTTGACGGCTCTGATTCGCCCTTCTTCACACCAACAGAGAAGAAGAGCAGCGTTCCAGCCTCGGCAGAGTCGGCTTTCAGTGATGTCCAAAGCCGAGGATCTTTAA
- the LOC119995937 gene encoding flotillin-like protein 4: protein MYRVASPSEYLAITGVGIKNIKLAKKGWVLPGQSCTVFDVSPVNYTFEVQAMSAEKLPFVLPAVFTIGPRVDDKESLLKYAQLIAPHDKHSHHVIELVQGVIEGETRVLAASMTMEEIFRGTKEFKHEVFGKVQLELNQFGLIIYNANVKQLVDVPGFEYFSYLGQKTQMEAANQAKVDVAEARMKGEVGAKLREGQTTQNAATIDAETKIISTQRLGEGKKEEIKVRTEVKVFENQREAEAAEADAELAKKKAGWGREAHVAKVESEKAVAIREAELQREVEMMNALTMTEKLKAEFLTKASVEYETKVQEANWELYKKQKAAEAILYQKEKEAEAQKASAEATFFARQQVADGELYAKQKEAEGLVAMAKAQGTYLGTPLGSLGGDYGALRDYLMISGGMFQDIAKINAEAVRGLQPKISVWTNGGGDDGGAAMKEVAGVYKMLPPLFKTVHEQTGMLPPAWMGTLTDPNVKPPTTSVWKD, encoded by the coding sequence ATGTATAGAGTTGCGAGTCCATCGGAGTACCTGGCCATAACCGGCGTCGGTATCAAAAACATCAAGCTTGCGAAGAAGGGATGGGTACTCCCAGGCCAATCATGCACGGTCTTCGATGTTTCGCCGGTGAATTACACCTTCGAAGTTCAAGCCATGAGTGCCGAGAAGCTCCCCTTTGTCCTACCTGCCGTGTTCACAATCGGTCCTCGCGTCGACGACAAGGAGAGCCTCCTCAAGTACGCTCAACTTATCGCTCCACACGACAAGCATTCTCATCACGTCATTGAACTTGTTCAGGGAGTAATTGAAGGAGAAACGAGAGTCCTCGCTGCTTCAATGACCATGGAGGAGATCTTCAGAGGCACTAAAGAGTTTAAACATGAAGTATTCGGGAAAGTGCAGCTTGAACTCAATCAATTTGGTCTAATAATCTACAACGCCAATGTCAAACAGCTTGTGGATGTGCCTGGTTTTGAGTACTTTTCTTACCTAGGACAGAAGACTCAGATGGAGGCGGCCAATCAGGCCAAAGTTGATGTGGCGGAGGCGCGGATGAAGGGAGAGGTTGGTGCAAAGCTCCGGGAGGGACAGACCACGCAAAATGCGGCGACGATTGATGCGGAGACGAAGATAATTTCGACGCAGAGGCTTGGAGAGGGGAAGAAGGAGGAGATTAAAGTGAGGACTGAAGTTAAGGTCTTTGAGAACCAGAGAGAGGCGGAGGCGGCGGAGGCTGATGCTGAGTTGGCAAAGAAGAAGGCTGGGTGGGGCAGGGAGGCACACGTGGCGAAAGTGGAGTCGGAGAAGGCGGTGGCGATCAGAGAGGCAGAGCTGCAGAGGGAGGTTGAGATGATGAATGCCTTGACTATGACTGAAAAACTCAAGGCAGAGTTTCTTACTAAAGCCAGCGTTGAGTATGAAACCAAGGTTCAGGAGGCAAATTGGGAACTTTATAAGAAACAAAAGGCAGCGGAGGCAATTCTATACCAGAAAGAAAAGGAGGCAGAGGCACAAAAGGCAAGTGCAGAGGCAACATTCTTTGCTCGTCAACAAGTCGCGGATGGTGAACTCTACGCGAAGCAAAAGGAGGCGGAAGGACTCGTTGCCATGGCCAAAGCCCAAGGAACATACCTTGGCACCCCCCTCGGCTCACTTGGTGGTGACTATGGTGCTTTAAGGGACTACCTGATGATAAGTGGTGGAATGTTTCAAGATATTGCTAAAATTAATGCTGAGGCTGTGCGTGGTTTGCAGCCCAAGATTAGTGTGTGGACCAATGGTGGTGGCGATGACGGTGGTGCCGCCATGAAGGAGGTTGCTGGTGTTTACAAGATGTTGCCCCCGTTGTTTAAGACTGTTCATGAGCAAACTGGGATGCTGCCACCGGCGTGGATGGGGACTTTGACTGACCCTAATGTCAAGCCCCCTACGACATCCGTTTGGAAGGATTAG
- the LOC119995912 gene encoding uncharacterized protein LOC119995912, giving the protein MLCYRSLSFSLVFTFLFFSSSSYFPSTHGALHFHPLSPLPSSGSGSENGVKFVVDFPWEARRSVVEGPIGEPVEGSTLVLAPKRTYRKDPLDGFKRYTQGWNISNHHYWASVGFTAAPLFFIAALWFLGFGLCVLLVCICHFCCQRRPSGYSKTAYTLSLIFLIIFTIAAILGCAVLYAGQGKFHRSTKKALEYVVNQADTTVEKLKDVSDHLASAKQIGVDKVFLPSNVQTDIDLIETRIDSSASSLTVRTKENSDDIKDLLDSVRLALITIAAIMLVLTFLGFLFSVFGMQLLVYILVVLGWLLVAGTFILAGIFLLLHNVAGDTCVAMDHWIHNPTAHTALDDILPCADSATAQDTLTKSKEVTSQLVEVINQVITNVSNINFSPNFPTMYFNQSGPLVPILCNPFYSDLTDRPCSPGEIDFNNATQVWRSYVCQVSPNGICTTTGRITPAFFDQITAVVDVINGLYNYAPFLVELQDCTYVRETFIGIYKDHCPGLQQYSRWIYIGLVMVSTAVMLSIIFWVIYGRERRHRIHKDELVANYIRGSERNKDR; this is encoded by the exons ATGTTATGTTACAGATCACTGTCATTTTCACTTGTGTtcaccttcctcttcttctcatCTTCAAGTTACTTTCCCTCCACACATGGAGCTCTTCACTTTCACCCCCTCTCACCACTACCCAGTTCAGGTTCAG GAAGTGAAAATGGGGTTAAGTTTGTGGTGGATTTTCCTTGGGAGGCAAGAAGGTCTGTTGTGGAAGGACCAATTGGTGAGCCTGTTGAAGGCTCAACACTTGTTTTAGCTCCAAAGAGAACTTACAGAAAAGACCCTCTTGATGGGTTCAAAAGATACACTCAAGGATGGAATATCAGCAACCACCACTACTGGGCT TCTGTGGGCTTTACTGCAGCTCCCTTATTCTTCATTGCAGCACTCTGGTTCCTTGGCTTTGGGTTGTGTGTACTGCTCGTTTGTATCTGTCACTTTTGCTGTCAAAGGCGACCTTCTGGCTATTCTAAAACAGCttatactctctctctcattttcctcATAATCTTCACCATTGCTGCAAT CCTTGGCTGTGCTGTTCTATATGCTGGACAGGGGAAGTTTCATAGGAGCACGAAGAAAGCATTGGAGTATGTCGTAAATCAAGCAGATACCACCGTGGAGAAACTGAAAGATGTCTCAGATCATCTTGCTTCAGCCAAGCAGATTGGAGTTGATAAAGTATTTTTACCTTCAAATGTCCAAACTGATATTGATCTGATTGAAACAAGAATTGATTCTTCTGCTAGCTCTCTTACTGTTCGGACAAAGGAGAACTCAGATGACATTAAAGATCTCTTGGATTCAGT GAGGTTGGCTTTAATCACAATTGCTGCCATTATGCTTGTACTGACGTTTCTTGGATTCT TGTTTTCAGTTTTTGGCATGCAACTTCTGGTGTACAT CCTGGTTGTCTTAGGGTGGCTCCTTGTTGCTGGCACCTTCATTTTGGCTGGCatattccttcttcttcataa TGTTGCTGGAGATACATGTGTTGCAATGGATCACTGGATCCATAACCCAACAGCTCATACTGCATTGGATGATATACTGCCATGTGCCGACTCTGCAACTGCCCAAGACACCTTGACAAAGAGCAAGGAAGTCACCTCTCAACTTGTTGAAGTGATTAACCAAGTCATCACCAATGTCTCTAACATTAACTTCTCCCCTAATTTTCCAACAATGTACTTCAATCAGTCTGGTCCATTGGTACCAATCCTTTGCAATCCATTCTACTCTGATTTGACAGATAGACCTTGCTCTCCTGGTGAAATCGACTTCAATAACGCAACTCAG GTTTGGAGAAGCTATGTGTGTCAGGTTTCTCCAAATGGGATCTGCACAACAACAGGACGCATTACTCCGGCTTTCTTCGACCAAATAACAGCAGTGGTAGATGTCATAAATGGACTATATAACTATGCTCCTTTCCTGGTAGAGCTACAAGACTGTACATATGTGAGGGAAACTTTCATTGGCATATACAAAGATCACTGTCCGGGGCTTCAGCAGTATAGTAGATGGATCTACATTGGTCTTGTAATGGTTTCTACAGCAGTTATGCTCTCTATAATCTTCTGGGTTATTTATGGTAGGGAGAGGCGTCACCGCATCCATAAAGACGAGCTTGTAGCTAATTATATTCGAGGTTCGGAAAGGAACAAGGATCGTTAG
- the LOC119996762 gene encoding calcium uptake protein, mitochondrial-like isoform X2: MQALTSLERSAPSIFRLSSIQRFQSRQVSNSPSLPSSSLTSINDADKQQNTGFGTFTRWFSGIGVISGLGLLYWSNTDSPSDFGFGYVKNSVIINTRKLSLPESSSSFLFGDDYRRNIFFKYEKRIRLRSPPEKVFEYFASFQTSEGKLLMKPADLMRAVVPVFPPSESHLVRDGYLSGERRPGELRCPPSEFFMLFDVNCDGLISFQEYIFFVTILSIPESSFSVAFKMFDINNNGEISKEEFKKVMALMRSHNRQGAFYRDGPRTRLKFEGSVENGGLMEYFFGKDGKSCLKHDNFVQFLRKLQDEIMILEFSHYDYKRQGTISAKDFALSMVTSADMSHLDRLLNRVDELNNKPRLRDIRITLDEFRSFAELRKTLQPLSLALFSYGKVNGLLTRMDFQRAASHFERVGSIPCMLLFIIVWLWMYFIQSIQTAYSII; encoded by the exons ATGCAGGCTCTAACGTCCCTCGAAAGATCTGCACCGTCAATCTTCCGACTCTCCTCAATACAACGGTTTCAGTCCCGCCAAGTCTCCAACTCCCCGTCGCTTCCATCTTCGTCGTTGACTTCAATCAATGACGCCGATAAGCAACAGAACACCGGTTTTGGTACTTTCACGAGATGGTTTTCGGGGATCGGAGTCATATCTGGTCTTGGATTGCTATATTGGTCAAATACTGACTCTCCTTCCGATTTTGGATTTGGATATGTTAAGAATTCGGTGATAATCAATACTCGGAAACTTTCGCTTCCTGAAAGTAGCTCAAGCTTTCTCTTCGGAG ATGATTATAGGAGaaatattttctttaaatatGAGAAGCGTATAAGGTTGCGGAGCCCGCCTGAGAAG GTTTTTGAATACTTTGCATCTTTTCAAACATCAGAAGGAAAACTACTTATGAAACCAGCAGATTTGATGCGAGCTGTTGTTCCTGTTTTTCCACCATCTGAATCACACCTTGTTAGGGATGGATATTTAAGTGGCGAAAGGAGGCCTGGCGAGTTAAGATGTCCACCTTCAGAATTTTTTATGCTATTTGACGTCAACTGTGATGGACTTATATCTTTCCAAGA gTATATCTTCTTCGTGACTATACTCAGCATCCCAGAGTCAAGTTTTTCCGTGGCTTTCAAAATGTTCGACATCAACAATAATGG GGAAATAAGCAAGGAAGAATTCAAGAAAGTGATGGCTTTGATGCGATCTCATAACAGACAAGGGGCTTTTTACAGGGATGGTCCTAGAACTAGGTTAAAGTTTGAAGGTTCTGTGGAGAATGGGGGTTTGATGGAGTACTTCTTTGGCAAGGATGGAAAGTCTTGCCTTAAGCATGATAATTTTGTTCAGTTTCTGAGGAAGTTGCAAGATGAA ATTATGATATTGGAATTCTCACACTATGACTACAAGCGACAAGGGACCATATCAGctaaagattttgcattatcCATGGTAACCTCTGCTGATATGAGCCACTTAGACCGTTTGCTTAACCGAGTTGATGAGTTGAATAATAAGCCTCGTCTTAGGGATATACGCATTACACTAGATGAATTCAGGAGTTTTGCGGAGCTACGTAAAACGTTGCAACCATTATCCTTGGCTCTTTTCAGTTATGGGAAAGTCAATGGCCTGCTAACTAGGATGGACTTTCAGCGAGCTGCATCCCAC tttgaACGTGTTGGTAGTATTCCATGCATGTTGTTATTCATCATCGTTTGGCTTTGGATGTATTTTATTCAATCGATTCAAACTGCCTATTCCATCATTTGA
- the LOC119997850 gene encoding hydroxyproline O-arabinosyltransferase 1-like produces the protein MGCGNLFYSVLIACSVALITYNIIISANAPLKQELPGPSRSSLLSVDPIIKMPLERSRRFGSDKKRLFHTAVTASDSVYNTWQCRIMYYWFKKFKDAPGSEMGGFTRILHSGKPDKFMEEIPTFVAQPLPSGMDQGYIVLNRPWAFVQWLQQAKIQEDYILMAEPDHIIVNPIPNLSKDGLGAAFPFFYIEPKKYETTLRKYFPEDKGPVTNIDPIGNSPVILPKESLKKIAPTWMNVSLAMKKDPETDKAFGWVLEMYAYAVASALHGVGNILHKDFMLQPPWDTEIGGKFIIHYTYGCDYDMKGQLTYGKIGEWRFDKRSYDTVAPPKNLTLPPQGVPESVVTLVKMVNEATANIPNWGS, from the exons ATGGGTTGTGGGAATTTGTTCTACAGTGTACTGATAGCATGCTCGGTGGCTCTAATTACCTACAACATAATCATCTCAGCAAATGCTCCTCTCAAGCAAGAATTACCAGGTCCATCGAGATCATCACTGTTATCTGTGGACCCGATCATCAAGATGCCTCTGGAGAGATCGAGAAGATTTGGGTCTGATAAGAAGAGGCTGTTTCATACAGCAGTCACGGCCTCAGACTCAGTGTACAACACTTGGCAGTGTAGGATCATGTACTATTGGTTCAAGAAGTTCAAGGATGCTCCAGGTTCTGAGATGGGTGGATTTACCAGGATTCTGCACTCCGGCAAGCCTGACAAGTTCATGGAGGAGATCCCGACCTTTGTCGCCCAGCCTTTACCATCTGGAATGGATCAG GGCTATATAGTCCTCAACAGGCCTTGGGCTTTTGTACAATGGCTTCAACAAGCAAAGATCCAGGAAGA CTACATACTGATGGCAGAACCAGATCATATCATTGTCAATCCCATACCAAACTTATCTAAAGATGGACTTGGAGCtgcctttcctttcttttacaTTGAGCCAAAAAAGTATGAGACAACTCTTAGGAAGTATTTTCCTGAGGACAAGGGACCAGTAACAAACATTGACCCAATAGGAAATTCGCCTGTCATTCTaccaaag GAATCCCTTAAGAAGATTGCTCCTACATGGATGAATGTTTCCTTGGCTATGAAGAAAGATCCCGAAACTGATAAAGCCTTTGGCTGGGTTCTTGAAAT GTATGCCTATGCTGTTGCATCTGCTCTGCATGGTGTTGGAAACATATTGCACAAGGACTTCATGCTTCAG CCTCCTTGGGATACAGAAATTGGTGGCAAGTTCATAATTCATTATACATACGGATGTGACTATGATATGAAG GGTCAATTAACCTATGGAAAAATCGGGGAATGGAGGTTTGACAAAAGATCTTATGATACTGTTGCACCCCCAAAAAACCTTACCCTGCCACCACAGGGTGTTCCTGAGAGTGTG GTGACCCTAGTCAAAATGGTGAATGAAGCCACTGCAAATATTCCGAACTGGGGGTCGTAA